CGAGTATGAATATCAACAACCTTTTGAGCTTATTAACGGGCCAGCAGTATTTAATATTGATACTGGTGAAAACTTCATTTTAGATGTAGCAGGAATTAAGAACAGGCTGGAAAATGAGCAGGGAATCTCAATCTATATAATTGCTAGCCAATATGATGAGACGGCAGATGTTTTCCTAGTTTCGTACGGAAAATTCAATACTACACAAACACTAGAAGGAGGAGTTCTGGCCATTTCTAAAAATGGAGAACTTTTAGCCAATGCCGAGGTGCCCTTTATCCCTGTCTACTTCATTAAATAAATCACTTTCGTAAATTTCTCAAAAGGTTTAGTTCCCTTATAACAGAGGGAAGCTGAAGGCAATTCCAATATCGAATTATATTATTGGACCTACAAGCTTATTTTAATGGGTCGTGCCCCCAATTTTTAAGCGAATAGCGCCAGTCAGATTCCTTTAGATCACCACTCGGCTTTTGAGCTTTGTGTCGGGCAATATAGGAATTAACTTTTTGCATATGTCCATAATTGGAATCGGTTAATTCTGCCTTTTTTGTTCGTTTTATTTTAATGATTTTGCGACCGCTTTTGTGACCAATGGATTCCCCATCGCCGCTATCTTGCCCTACCGACTTAGATTTTTCAGTATCCAGCCAATCCGCCAATTCAGAGGGTGTCATATTTACATTATCGTAAAAATCATCATAAATATCATCTTTCTTTTCTTCTTT
This sequence is a window from Maribacter aestuarii. Protein-coding genes within it:
- a CDS encoding DUF3140 domain-containing protein, which gives rise to MKEEKKDDIYDDFYDNVNMTPSELADWLDTEKSKSVGQDSGDGESIGHKSGRKIIKIKRTKKAELTDSNYGHMQKVNSYIARHKAQKPSGDLKESDWRYSLKNWGHDPLK